Proteins from a genomic interval of Pseudoalteromonas sp. MEBiC 03607:
- a CDS encoding TSUP family transporter: MFELALDPTTWALLCAVALAAGFIDAIAGGGGMLTVPALLTAGLPPHLTLGTNKLAASFGSLTASVTYFRKKLFNPRFWAASILATAIGALVGTLVVDYLSIEFLNKLLPVVIILVACYSLFGSLSTTEHNELPELDGKTKIKQWLQGLGLGFFDGLAGPGTGTFWTASNSLLYKMSLLLNCGLARSMNFVSNFISLITFVALGHVNFLLGITMGFFLMLGAWLGAHSAIKFGSKMIRPVFNTVVIVLALKLIYEAYL; the protein is encoded by the coding sequence ACAACATGGGCACTCCTTTGCGCAGTAGCGCTGGCTGCAGGCTTTATTGATGCCATTGCTGGCGGTGGCGGCATGCTAACTGTACCAGCCTTATTGACAGCCGGTTTACCACCGCATCTCACTCTAGGGACCAATAAACTTGCAGCCAGTTTTGGCTCATTAACTGCAAGTGTGACATATTTTCGAAAAAAGTTATTTAACCCCCGGTTTTGGGCTGCGTCTATTTTAGCAACTGCCATAGGGGCACTTGTAGGTACATTAGTTGTAGATTACTTGAGTATTGAGTTTTTAAATAAATTACTACCGGTGGTGATTATTTTAGTTGCTTGTTACAGTCTCTTTGGCAGTTTAAGTACGACTGAGCATAACGAATTGCCTGAGCTTGATGGCAAAACCAAAATTAAACAATGGCTACAAGGGCTGGGCCTTGGTTTTTTTGATGGTTTAGCAGGCCCTGGGACTGGCACCTTTTGGACTGCCTCAAATAGCCTATTATATAAGATGAGCTTATTGCTAAATTGTGGGCTTGCTCGCTCAATGAACTTTGTTTCGAACTTTATTTCATTGATCACCTTTGTTGCGCTGGGCCATGTGAACTTTTTGCTTGGTATAACAATGGGCTTTTTCTTGATGTTAGGTGCCTGGTTAGGTGCGCATTCAGCAATTAAATTTGGTAGTAAAATGATCCGCCCAGTATTTAATACTGTGGTTATAGTGTTAGCATTAAAGTTAATCTATGAGGCTTATTTGTAA
- a CDS encoding primosomal replication protein yields MHSPAFDKLCEQISRLKHQASQFDNGNLFAKNRYMQAQPSLFDKAVFATKSMKLADYVAEIEEELANLPPAEHRHAYQYALERIAQQVQAVFNVIKSTPVWAKENKYSFKPKSKPQIYKQAVKKIMQSSHELYDELKQNHEFERRLVLMIEERKLKLDAASPAKATEINKEILALHARLGRCRKAISATEDKIQQVEKQQLR; encoded by the coding sequence ATGCATTCTCCTGCTTTTGACAAACTATGCGAGCAAATATCTAGGCTTAAACATCAAGCAAGCCAATTTGATAACGGCAACCTATTTGCTAAAAATCGCTACATGCAGGCACAACCAAGTTTGTTTGATAAGGCGGTATTTGCAACTAAAAGTATGAAACTTGCAGATTATGTAGCTGAAATAGAAGAAGAGTTAGCTAACCTGCCCCCAGCAGAACATCGCCATGCTTATCAATATGCTTTAGAGCGAATTGCACAGCAAGTTCAGGCTGTTTTTAATGTTATTAAATCAACACCTGTGTGGGCAAAAGAGAACAAATACAGTTTTAAACCCAAGAGCAAGCCACAAATATATAAACAAGCAGTTAAAAAGATCATGCAGTCTTCACATGAACTTTACGATGAGCTCAAGCAAAACCATGAGTTTGAGCGCCGCTTAGTTTTAATGATTGAAGAAAGAAAGCTTAAACTTGATGCAGCTAGCCCAGCAAAGGCCACTGAAATAAATAAAGAGATCTTAGCTTTACACGCTCGCTTGGGTCGCTGTCGAAAAGCAATTTCAGCCACAGAAGATAAAATTCAACAAGTAGAAAAACAGCAGCTGAGATAA
- a CDS encoding histone deacetylase — MMFYYHPSYSALALPERHRFPIEKYRMLRQLVSDFIDEQHFITPQKATRAQLALCHDPDYVDAFLTGSLDSKAIKKMGFPWSEALVERTLYSVGASIQGAEFALQQGAAFNLSGGYHHAFTGYGSGFCIFNDLAIAAAHLIESEQADTVLIFDCDVHQGDGTAEVTQAHPQIISCSIHCQQNFPRIKQQSNYDFALEHGTSDAEYLETVNQALALTIRLHQPDIILYNAGADIATDDELGHFQVSLEGVYQRDHLVLSQAKEAKIPLFAAMGGGYQRNVSRLVDVHGQLFRAAVDLF, encoded by the coding sequence ATAATGTTTTACTACCACCCAAGTTATTCAGCGTTAGCTTTACCCGAGCGTCACCGCTTTCCGATTGAAAAATATCGCATGTTAAGGCAGCTTGTTAGCGACTTTATTGATGAGCAGCACTTCATTACCCCACAAAAAGCTACTCGCGCGCAGCTTGCTCTATGCCATGACCCTGATTATGTCGACGCTTTTTTGACAGGTAGCCTTGACAGCAAAGCGATAAAAAAAATGGGTTTTCCTTGGTCTGAAGCCTTAGTCGAACGAACACTTTATTCTGTCGGTGCAAGTATTCAAGGTGCTGAATTTGCACTACAACAAGGTGCTGCATTTAACTTGAGTGGCGGTTATCACCATGCTTTTACGGGCTATGGTAGTGGTTTTTGTATTTTTAATGACTTAGCAATAGCCGCAGCACACTTAATTGAGAGCGAACAAGCCGATACCGTATTAATCTTTGACTGTGACGTTCACCAAGGTGATGGCACAGCCGAAGTAACACAAGCACACCCTCAAATAATTAGCTGCTCTATTCATTGCCAGCAAAACTTTCCGCGTATCAAGCAGCAATCAAATTACGACTTTGCTTTAGAGCATGGCACCTCAGATGCTGAATACCTTGAGACAGTAAATCAAGCATTAGCCTTAACAATTAGACTCCACCAGCCTGATATCATTTTGTATAACGCCGGCGCAGATATCGCAACGGATGATGAGTTAGGACACTTTCAAGTCAGTTTAGAGGGCGTGTATCAACGTGACCATTTAGTATTAAGCCAAGCAAAGGAAGCAAAAATCCCACTCTTTGCGGCCATGGGCGGTGGCTATCAACGAAATGTAAGCCGTTTGGTTGATGTTCATGGTCAGCTTTTTAGAGCCGCTGTCGATTTATTCTAA
- a CDS encoding late competence development ComFB family protein produces MKLHDDIHNYYEKLVIEDIAKRKLDSLYNDDIMADLCCTVLNQLPARYIRYDVDMEFYLPQTERIKMEQRVQTAIDVAISQVAKKKELQNEQ; encoded by the coding sequence ATGAAATTGCATGATGACATCCACAATTACTATGAAAAACTTGTTATTGAAGATATCGCTAAGCGCAAGTTAGATTCGTTGTATAATGATGATATTATGGCGGATTTATGCTGTACCGTACTTAATCAATTACCTGCTCGCTATATTCGCTATGACGTTGATATGGAATTTTATTTACCACAAACAGAGCGAATAAAAATGGAGCAACGCGTACAAACAGCTATCGATGTAGCCATCAGCCAAGTTGCGAAAAAAAAGGAATTACAGAATGAGCAGTGA
- a CDS encoding DUF2496 domain-containing protein has protein sequence MSSDLENAPDYIKIAVDLIMLLEQNDVPAEDVLAALEIVKSDFEKKLPQSTD, from the coding sequence ATGAGCAGTGACTTAGAAAATGCTCCTGACTACATAAAAATCGCTGTTGATCTCATTATGCTCTTAGAGCAAAACGATGTGCCTGCCGAAGACGTTTTAGCAGCATTAGAAATCGTTAAATCTGACTTCGAAAAAAAACTTCCACAATCAACTGATTAA